The Molothrus aeneus isolate 106 chromosome 15, BPBGC_Maene_1.0, whole genome shotgun sequence genome includes a region encoding these proteins:
- the LOC136563232 gene encoding pancreatic secretory trypsin inhibitor-like: MKVAGVFLLLSLALFFYQGNAEMDAAAFRGTEPSCENFNLGRGCTREFDPICGTDNLLYSNECLLCLHNLQRNDHVRIRNRGMCQIPRNNLA, encoded by the exons ATGAAGGTAGCTGGTgttttcctgctcctctccctggctCTCTTCTTCTACCAAG GAAATGCTGAGATGGatgcagctgctttcagaggaaCGGAG cCATCTTGTGAGAATTTCAACCTGGGAAGAGGGTGTACAAGGGAGTTTGACCCCATCTGTGGCACGGATAACCTCCTGTACAGCAACGAGTGCCTGCTGTGCCTTCACAACCT GCAAAGGAACGACCACGTGCGCATCAGGAACAGAGGAATGTGCCAAATTCCCCGC